GCCTGGTGCTACAGCAAGAAGGATGCGCCGCAGCGCATCGCCGGCTGCAGCTTTCTGCTTGCCCTGCGCAAATTCAAGGAGAAGCAACGCGCCGGCGCCTTCCTCAACCGTGGCGGCGGCTATCTCGAAAGCAACGATCTCGATCGCGCGATTGCCGACTTCACGGAAGTGATCAAATACGCGCCGATGCGTGGCAAGGGACTGGCCAACCGCGGCGAGGCCCATCGCCGCAAGGGCGAAGTCGATGCCGCCATCGCCGACCTTGATCAGGCCATCGCGCTCGATCCGAGGGATGAGATCGCGCGCTACAACCGCGGTATCGCCCACAGCGATCGTGGCGAACCCAAGCTCGCCATCGCCGACTACGACGAAGCCATCCGCCTCCGCCCGAACGATGCCTGGTACTACAACAACCGCGGCAACTCCTACATCGATGCCAAGGAGCCGGATCGCGCAATGGCCGACTATGATCACGCCATCCGCCTCGATCCGAAATTCGCGCTCGCCTATTACAATCGCGGCAATGCCTATCGTGGCCGCAACGACCTCGAACGCGCACTGGCCGACTACAATGCGTCGCTCCGGCTCGATGCTCGTTATGCGGCCGCCTACGGCAACCGCGCCCGGGTGTTTCGCGATCTCGGCGATGTCGATCGGGCGCTGGCCGATTTCGATCAATCGCTGCGGCTCGATCCAGCCGGCTACCGCGACTATTACGCACGAGGCAACCTCTATCTTGGACGGCAGGACTACCCGCGGGCATTCGACGATTTCAGCAACGCCATCAAGTTCAACGCGAAATACGCGGCTGCACTCAATGCGCGTTGCCTGACGCGCGTGATCATGGGCCAGGCGCAGCAGGCCCTCGCGGATTGCGAGCAGTCGCTGCAATGGAATCCGGGCGATCCCTACACGCTCGACAGCCGCGGCATCTGTCGCCTCAAGCTCGGCGAAGTTGATGCTGCGATCGCGGATTTTGACGCGGCGCTAAAGATCAACCCGAAACTCGCCAGCTCGCTTTATGGCCGCGGCGTCGCGCGACGCAAGACAGGCGGCGCCGACGCGGCGCAAGCCGACATCGCTGCCGCCCAGGCGATTCAGTCCGATATCGCTACCGAATTCGCGCGCTATGGCGTCGAATGACGGCGCACCAGCGCTTGACACCACCGCCCCTTCGGCTGTATGGCCCTGCGCCATGAAGCTGAACCGGACCCACCGCCGCGCCATCAACCGTCGTCGCACCCGCGACGATGCTGGGCTGCGCCGTGTCCGACGCCATCGCTGATTAGCTGACATCAGCCAAGGTTTTCGAGAAGGCCGCGCCCGCAAAGCGCGGCCTTCTTGCTTTTCGGCCTGCCCCACTAATCCCCACACCGCCCCAGAGGAGATCGATATGACCAACGCCGCCCATCCGTTCGACGCGCTGATGGACATCACCGCCCGCCCCGAGGTCGTGTTCGTGCGCGGCGCGGGTTCGTATCTGTGGGACGCCAACCGCAACCGCTATCTCGATTTCGTGCAAGGCTGGGCCGTCAATCCGCTCGGCCATTCGCCGGTCATCGTGGCCGACGCGCTGGCCGCGCAGGCCAGGCGGCTGCTCACGCCGAGCCCGGCGTTCTACAACGAGCAGAGCCTGAAACTGGCCAAGGCACTGGTCGACAACAGCAGCTTCGACCAGGTGTTCTTCGCCAACTCCGGCGCGGAGGCCAACGAAGGCGCAATCAAGCTCGCGCGCAAATTTGGCGCCAAATACAAGGGTGGCGCGCACGAGATCATCACCTTCGAGGGCGGCTTCCACGGCCGCACGCTCGCGACCATGTCGGCCTCTGGCAAGAAGGCGTTCGAGCCGTTGTTCGAGCCGAAGGTCTCGGGCTTCCGAAAGGCCAAATTGAACGACATCGAGTCGGTGCGGAAGTTGATCTCGCCGTCGACGGTCGCGGTGATGCTGGAGCCGATCCAGGGCGAAGCCGGCGTGTGGCCTGCGACCGATCAGTTCCTACAGGAGTTGCGGGCGCTGACCCAGCAGCGTGGCCTGCTCTTGATCGTCGACGAAATCCAGACCGGCATGGGCCGGACCGGAAAGCTGTTCGGCTATCAGCACGCCGGGATCGAGCCCGACATCATGACGCTCGGCAAGGGCATCGGCGGCGGCGTGCCGCTCGCGGCGCTGCTCGCGACCGAACATGCCTCGTGCTTCGATCACGGCGATCAGGGCGGCACTTTCAACGGCAATCCCCTGATGTGCGCCGCTGGACGTGTCGTACTCGATACGATCGGTCAGCCCGATTTCCTTAAATCGGTCGTCGATTCCGGCCTGCTGCTCGAGCGCGAATTGCAGCGGCTGTCGTCGCGGCACGGGCTCGGCGAGATCAGGGGCCGTGGCCTGCTGCTTGCGCTCGATCTCAAGATGCCGATCGGTGCCGCCGTCGTCGCCGAGGCGTTTGCCGCCGGCGTGCTGGTCAACTCGCCGCAGCCGGACACGCTGCGCTTCATGCCGGCGCTCAACGTCACGCGGGAAGAGATATCCGCGATGATTGATTGTCTGGATGGGGTGCTGACGAAGGTCGGTGCGGCAAGGCGGGTGGCGTAGCCATCTCAACTGTCGTTCCGGGGCATCGCGTTAGCGATGAACCCGGAACCTCGAGATTCTGGGTTCGATGCTCGCGCATCGCCCCGGAACGACGTGGACCTACGGCCTTAAAATCGCCGCGCCCGTGGTCGCCCGGCTCTCCAGGTCGATATGCGCCTTGGCGGCGTCCTTCAGCGCATAGGCGTGGTTGATCGGCACGTGCAGCTTGCCGTTGATCACGGCGGCGAACAGCGTGTCGGC
This Bradyrhizobium sp. CCBAU 53421 DNA region includes the following protein-coding sequences:
- a CDS encoding tetratricopeptide repeat protein → MRQSWKRLLVRCRLAAVVLIQLAPAFAATAALAAPQPSSEATANAWCYSKKDAPQRIAGCSFLLALRKFKEKQRAGAFLNRGGGYLESNDLDRAIADFTEVIKYAPMRGKGLANRGEAHRRKGEVDAAIADLDQAIALDPRDEIARYNRGIAHSDRGEPKLAIADYDEAIRLRPNDAWYYNNRGNSYIDAKEPDRAMADYDHAIRLDPKFALAYYNRGNAYRGRNDLERALADYNASLRLDARYAAAYGNRARVFRDLGDVDRALADFDQSLRLDPAGYRDYYARGNLYLGRQDYPRAFDDFSNAIKFNAKYAAALNARCLTRVIMGQAQQALADCEQSLQWNPGDPYTLDSRGICRLKLGEVDAAIADFDAALKINPKLASSLYGRGVARRKTGGADAAQADIAAAQAIQSDIATEFARYGVE
- a CDS encoding acetylornithine transaminase; translated protein: MTNAAHPFDALMDITARPEVVFVRGAGSYLWDANRNRYLDFVQGWAVNPLGHSPVIVADALAAQARRLLTPSPAFYNEQSLKLAKALVDNSSFDQVFFANSGAEANEGAIKLARKFGAKYKGGAHEIITFEGGFHGRTLATMSASGKKAFEPLFEPKVSGFRKAKLNDIESVRKLISPSTVAVMLEPIQGEAGVWPATDQFLQELRALTQQRGLLLIVDEIQTGMGRTGKLFGYQHAGIEPDIMTLGKGIGGGVPLAALLATEHASCFDHGDQGGTFNGNPLMCAAGRVVLDTIGQPDFLKSVVDSGLLLERELQRLSSRHGLGEIRGRGLLLALDLKMPIGAAVVAEAFAAGVLVNSPQPDTLRFMPALNVTREEISAMIDCLDGVLTKVGAARRVA